In the Quercus lobata isolate SW786 chromosome 5, ValleyOak3.0 Primary Assembly, whole genome shotgun sequence genome, one interval contains:
- the LOC115989142 gene encoding uncharacterized protein LOC115989142, translated as MAKALLKAQKYMNVEEALAAIDGAEKSKEKKKEKEDNRRGLKRDWADRRNDDGNRRREDKNPPPGLRDKRKYCRLHKDHGHYTEDCRDLKEQIEELIRNGKLQQYIKRGDSGRYGQKSQQVNARRDEDRPQPRPQSALGEIKTIAGGPTTGGSFKSLRKSYQKQVNSVHSIPPLKQRRTNGDLYFSKEDARSVKQPHDDPLVIMIMIEGFNTRRVLVDSGSSADIIYLPAFQQLKLDPKRLRPFESPLVNFSGDKVYPRGIVTLTVTAGSYPLQVTNQHNFLIVDSPSSYNVIIGRPMLNRWKAAISTYCLKVKFPVEQGVGEIKRDQVLARECYQAFLASKENHT; from the exons ATGGCCAAGGCATTGCTGAAAGctcagaagtacatgaacgTGGAAGAAGCCCTAGCAGCCATTGACGGAGCAGAGAAGagcaaggaaaagaagaaggaaaaggaggaCAATCGACGAGGGCTAAAAAGGGATTGGGCTGACCGACGGAATGACGACGGAAATAGGAGGAGGGAGGACAAGAACCCTC CACCTGGTTTGCGTGACAAGAGGAAATACTGCCGCCTCCACAAAGATCATGGGCATTACACGGAGGATTGCAGGGACCTCAAAGAGCAGATTGAAGAGCTCATCCGTAATGGGAAGCTACAACAGTATATAAAAAGGGGAGATTCCGGCAGGTATGGACAGAAAAGCCAGCAAGTTAATGCAAGGAGAGATGAAGACCGCCCCCAACCTCGTCCACAAAGCGCGCTAGGGGAGATAAAAACCATCGCCGGAGGACCAACCACTGGGGGATCATTCAAATCCCTCAGGAAATCATACCAAAAGCAGGTAAACAGCGTCCACAGTATACCTCCGTTGAAGCAAAGACGCACCAATGGAGACTTGTACTTCTCTAAGGAGGATGCCAGAAGTGTAAAGCAACCTCATGATGACCCACTCGTCATTATGATCATGATCGAGGGGTTCAACACGCGAAGAGTCCTGGTCGACAGTGGAAGCTCAGCCGACATAATCTATCTTCCTGCCTTCCAGCAACTAAAACTAGACCCAAAAAGGCTCCGTCCTTTTGAGTCTCCCCTTGTCAATTTCAGCGGAGACAAGGTATACCCTAGAGGAATAGTAACATTGACAGTGACGGCCGGATCATACCCCCTCCAGGTAACCAACCAGCACAATTTCCTGATAGTGGACTCACCCTCGTCCTACAATGTGATCATAGGAAGACCAATGCTCAATCGCTGGAAGGCTGCTATTTCCACCTACTGCTTAAAGGTGAAGTTCCCAGTAGAACAGGGTGTCGGAGAAATTAAAAGAGACCAGGTATTGGCAAGAGAATGCTATCAGGCCTTCCTGGCCTCAAAAGAGAACCATACGTAG